Proteins encoded by one window of Cylindrospermum stagnale PCC 7417:
- a CDS encoding cation:proton antiporter, with protein sequence MEPISQVLGLESTSQVLGKEPIVPFAILLVVILVVPILFERLRLPALVGLVFSGVVLGPSGWNLFHSNLPMMNLLSDIGLVYLMFVAGLEVDIKLFRRRQNRSLGFGSFTFSVPFAVGTLVGRIFGFGWTAAILIGSLFASHTLLAYPIISRLGVINNEAVTVTIGATIFTDISALLVLAVCVATHTGSFSLVNLLTLLAWLTIYAFVVLIGFDWAGKEFFRRSGDDEGNQFLFVLLSLFLAAVGAQLIGVEKIVGAFLAGLAVNETVGEGPVKEKVVFVGSVLFIPIFFVDLGLLIDLPAFVNSLATIKLTLLIVVGLIGSKFIAALLAKLVYRYNWREMLMMWSLSMPQVGATLAATLVGYRVGLLPAEVLNSVIVLMLVTSTLGPLITNQAAVGLTNSQAEESAPITLSDQKPEAANSTFTIVVPVYNPQTQQYLIEMAALLARQSNGRIVPLAIAPAAARMDAPQFTTSLQRSEELLAKATAQSRGLGVATEPLLRIDDAFAPGISRAAREQKASLIVMGWGKRTGLRARLFGNVIDSVLWASHCPVAVTRLVESPKKIQRILVPLENLIAPALQPVQFAQMLAEANQAQVTVLNVYVSEAGRRHRLTSSNKIAARRSHLSLLVSKLALPNPPEIQIIAHENVAQAILQAARLYDLVVLPFTRNRTSPGGLATSDIITQLAGQLTCSLIILGEPQHTQTVMLPTGTPNIKIVV encoded by the coding sequence ATGGAACCCATATCACAAGTTCTTGGTTTGGAATCAACCTCCCAAGTTCTCGGCAAGGAACCAATTGTTCCCTTTGCTATTTTGCTGGTGGTCATTTTAGTTGTACCAATTTTGTTTGAGCGGCTAAGACTACCAGCATTAGTAGGTTTGGTTTTCTCTGGGGTAGTACTTGGTCCATCAGGTTGGAATTTATTCCATTCCAATTTGCCGATGATGAATCTGCTATCAGATATTGGGTTAGTTTACTTAATGTTTGTAGCCGGATTAGAAGTTGATATCAAACTATTTCGCCGACGGCAAAATCGTTCCTTGGGGTTTGGCAGCTTCACCTTTAGTGTACCCTTCGCGGTGGGAACCTTAGTAGGGCGGATTTTTGGCTTTGGCTGGACTGCTGCAATATTAATTGGCTCTTTATTCGCTTCCCATACCCTTTTGGCATATCCCATTATTAGTCGCTTGGGAGTGATCAATAACGAAGCTGTTACTGTCACAATTGGCGCCACAATTTTTACTGATATTAGCGCCCTCTTGGTATTAGCCGTATGTGTAGCTACTCATACTGGCTCCTTCAGTTTGGTAAATCTACTCACCTTGTTGGCTTGGTTAACTATTTACGCCTTTGTTGTTTTGATCGGTTTTGATTGGGCAGGCAAAGAATTTTTTCGGCGGTCTGGAGACGACGAGGGAAACCAATTTTTATTTGTGCTGCTTTCCTTATTTCTCGCTGCTGTAGGCGCTCAATTAATTGGGGTAGAAAAAATTGTTGGTGCTTTTTTAGCAGGTTTGGCAGTTAATGAAACTGTGGGCGAAGGGCCAGTCAAAGAAAAGGTGGTATTTGTGGGCAGCGTGCTGTTTATTCCCATTTTTTTTGTTGACCTTGGCTTGCTGATCGATCTGCCTGCTTTTGTCAACAGCCTAGCTACAATCAAGTTAACGCTCTTGATTGTAGTTGGTTTGATTGGCAGTAAATTCATAGCAGCTTTGTTAGCAAAACTGGTTTACCGCTATAACTGGCGAGAAATGCTAATGATGTGGTCGCTCAGTATGCCCCAGGTGGGTGCGACCTTAGCAGCAACTTTAGTGGGCTATCGGGTTGGGTTGCTGCCAGCAGAAGTATTAAATAGTGTGATTGTTTTAATGCTAGTTACATCAACCTTGGGGCCTTTGATTACCAATCAGGCAGCTGTGGGTTTGACGAATTCGCAAGCTGAGGAGTCAGCACCAATCACCCTGTCTGACCAGAAACCAGAGGCAGCAAATAGTACTTTTACTATAGTCGTACCTGTCTACAATCCCCAGACGCAGCAGTATTTGATTGAAATGGCGGCATTATTGGCGCGTCAGTCTAATGGCAGAATTGTGCCGCTAGCGATCGCACCAGCTGCTGCTAGAATGGATGCCCCCCAGTTCACCACCTCTCTGCAACGCAGTGAGGAGTTACTCGCAAAAGCCACCGCCCAGAGTCGAGGATTGGGCGTGGCTACAGAACCATTGCTGCGAATCGATGATGCCTTCGCTCCGGGAATTAGCAGAGCAGCTCGCGAACAAAAGGCGAGTTTAATTGTGATGGGTTGGGGTAAACGCACTGGACTGCGAGCGCGTTTATTTGGCAATGTGATTGATAGTGTTCTTTGGGCATCCCATTGTCCAGTAGCTGTGACACGTCTAGTGGAATCACCAAAAAAAATTCAGCGCATCCTCGTACCGCTGGAAAACTTAATTGCACCTGCTTTACAGCCTGTACAATTTGCCCAAATGCTGGCTGAGGCAAATCAAGCTCAAGTAACTGTGCTGAACGTGTACGTTAGCGAAGCTGGTCGTAGACATCGCCTTACCAGTTCCAATAAAATCGCTGCTAGGCGATCGCATCTCTCCCTTTTAGTGTCTAAATTAGCTTTGCCCAATCCACCAGAAATCCAAATCATCGCCCATGAAAATGTAGCCCAAGCGATTTTGCAAGCAGCGAGATTGTATGATTTAGTGGTATTACCTTTTACACGTAACCGTACCAGCCCTGGAGGGTTAGCAACTAGCGATATCATTACCCAGTTAGCCGGGCAACTCACCTGCTCGCTGATCATCCTTGGAGAACCGCAACACACACAAACAGTAATGCTGCCAACTGGAACTCCCAACATCAAAATTGTTGTGTAA
- a CDS encoding HAS-barrel domain-containing protein yields the protein MRLPLPQFATGDRQPNHIAEVIETTTTEFLAQCLEPEDLSFPPMPAFGSWVCSVDEESGNQVYAVVYYATTMPVDSVHRARALGLSLENLREEQPQIFAMLKTEFRAAIVGFEQPTHNIGYNQRVYQYLPPRPPQIHQAVYRCEPEAIIKFTEELDFLRTLLLINGAPVESLAAAAIRSVYQLRKADRQWLIKAGRNLSVLLKDDYDRLRFILSQIHP from the coding sequence ATGCGCCTGCCCCTGCCACAGTTTGCTACTGGCGATCGCCAACCTAACCACATTGCGGAGGTGATCGAGACCACTACTACCGAATTTTTGGCACAGTGTTTGGAACCGGAAGACTTGAGTTTTCCGCCCATGCCAGCATTTGGTAGTTGGGTCTGTTCTGTGGATGAAGAGTCTGGCAATCAGGTTTATGCTGTGGTCTATTATGCCACAACCATGCCTGTAGACTCTGTACACCGGGCAAGGGCCTTGGGGTTGTCCTTGGAGAACTTGCGCGAGGAACAACCCCAAATTTTTGCCATGCTCAAAACTGAATTCCGTGCAGCGATCGTCGGATTTGAGCAACCAACCCATAATATAGGTTATAACCAAAGGGTGTATCAGTATCTACCACCCCGTCCTCCACAAATACATCAAGCTGTTTATCGGTGCGAACCAGAAGCGATAATTAAGTTCACCGAAGAGCTAGATTTTTTACGGACGTTACTTTTGATCAATGGTGCCCCAGTAGAGTCTTTGGCCGCAGCTGCCATTCGATCCGTGTACCAATTACGCAAAGCCGACCGACAATGGCTCATCAAAGCTGGACGTAACCTGAGTGTGCTGCTGAAAGACGATTACGATCGCTTGCGGTTTATTTTGAGTCAAATCCACCCATAG
- the rodA gene encoding rod shape-determining protein RodA: MLLKRSLSKMRWKYGINPWQQVDWLLFCLPVAVSIFGGIMILSTELKQPVADWWWHWLVAGIGVLIALFLARSRYESLLQWHWVTYALTNFSLIAVMIAGTSAKGAQRWISIAGFNVQPSEFAKIGVIITLAALLHKRTASNLESVFRILAITAIPWGLVFKQPDLATSLVFGAIVLGMLYWANANPGWLILIISPVVAAILFSISWPLPEPIVFQELSFGPLGLLWAVAMGVLGWQTLPWRRFGIAAGGAWGLNMLGGELGVFAWKHVLQDYQKNRLSVFINPEHDPLGAGYHLIQSRIAIGAGEVWGWGLFKGPMTQLNFVPEQHTDFIFSAVGEEFGFLGCLLVLFVFCLICFRLLHVAQTAKDNFGSLLAIGVLSMIVFQLIVNVGMTVGLAPVAGIPLPWMSYGRSAMLTNFISLGIVESVANFRQRQKYYS; the protein is encoded by the coding sequence ATGTTGTTGAAACGTTCGCTCTCCAAAATGCGCTGGAAATATGGAATCAATCCCTGGCAACAAGTAGATTGGCTACTATTTTGTTTGCCTGTTGCTGTCAGTATCTTTGGCGGCATTATGATCCTGAGTACAGAACTGAAGCAGCCAGTAGCTGACTGGTGGTGGCACTGGCTCGTAGCTGGTATTGGCGTGTTGATCGCATTATTTTTGGCTCGCAGCCGGTACGAATCTCTGCTCCAGTGGCACTGGGTAACCTACGCTTTGACAAACTTTAGCTTGATCGCCGTGATGATAGCTGGTACAAGCGCCAAAGGGGCACAGCGGTGGATCAGCATCGCAGGCTTCAACGTGCAGCCCTCTGAATTTGCCAAAATCGGGGTAATTATCACCCTAGCGGCTTTGTTACATAAGCGCACCGCTTCCAATCTTGAGAGTGTTTTCCGCATTCTGGCAATCACGGCTATTCCTTGGGGATTGGTATTTAAGCAGCCAGATTTGGCAACATCGCTAGTATTTGGTGCGATCGTCTTAGGGATGCTGTACTGGGCAAATGCCAACCCGGGCTGGTTGATCCTGATTATTTCTCCGGTGGTTGCCGCCATTCTTTTCAGCATATCTTGGCCATTGCCAGAGCCGATAGTTTTCCAAGAACTATCTTTCGGACCTTTAGGCTTACTTTGGGCAGTCGCTATGGGTGTGCTTGGTTGGCAGACTCTCCCCTGGCGTCGATTTGGTATTGCTGCTGGGGGTGCATGGGGTCTCAACATGCTAGGTGGTGAATTAGGAGTCTTCGCTTGGAAGCATGTGTTGCAAGATTATCAAAAAAACCGACTTAGCGTATTTATCAACCCCGAACACGATCCTCTCGGTGCGGGATATCACCTGATCCAATCTCGCATTGCCATTGGTGCTGGTGAAGTTTGGGGATGGGGTCTGTTCAAAGGTCCGATGACCCAACTAAATTTTGTGCCTGAGCAACATACAGACTTTATTTTTTCGGCAGTGGGCGAAGAATTTGGTTTTCTTGGTTGTTTGTTAGTACTGTTTGTCTTCTGCTTAATTTGCTTCCGCCTGCTGCACGTAGCTCAAACAGCTAAAGATAATTTTGGCTCGCTGTTGGCTATTGGTGTTTTGTCAATGATCGTGTTTCAACTAATTGTTAACGTTGGGATGACTGTTGGTTTAGCACCTGTGGCGGGAATTCCACTACCTTGGATGAGTTATGGGCGTTCTGCCATGCTCACCAACTTTATTTCTTTAGGAATAGTAGAATCTGTGGCAAATTTCCGCCAACGGCAGAAGTATTATTCTTGA
- a CDS encoding NAD(P)H dehydrogenase subunit NdhS: MILPGATVRVKNAADTYYRYEGLVQRVSDGKVAVLFEGGNWDKLVTFRLPELELVEATGKKKGK; the protein is encoded by the coding sequence ATGATCCTGCCTGGAGCAACTGTTCGCGTCAAGAATGCCGCAGATACCTATTATCGGTATGAAGGGCTTGTGCAACGGGTGAGTGACGGTAAGGTGGCTGTACTGTTTGAAGGTGGTAACTGGGATAAATTAGTTACCTTTCGGCTACCAGAGTTAGAACTCGTAGAGGCCACAGGAAAGAAAAAAGGCAAATAA